In Mesorhizobium sp. 113-3-3, a genomic segment contains:
- a CDS encoding acyl-homoserine-lactone synthase, whose product MIQLITPGLYSEFAGELKEMHGLRYRVFKERLDWEVQTGGEMETDTFDDLKPVYLLLKGSDWRIRGCVRLLPTTGPTMLRDTFPALLGEAVAPASPDIWESSRFALDLPPSTPKAAGGLAQATYELFAGMIEFGLANNLTRIVTVTDTRMERILRLATWPLSRIGKPQPVGKTEAVAGFLEISHASLLRIRWRGRLNGPVLWRPILGLPHGPCGS is encoded by the coding sequence ATGATTCAGCTGATCACACCTGGCCTCTACAGCGAATTCGCAGGCGAGCTCAAAGAGATGCACGGGCTCAGATATCGGGTTTTCAAGGAGAGGCTCGATTGGGAAGTTCAGACCGGAGGCGAAATGGAAACAGACACCTTTGACGACTTGAAGCCTGTCTATCTGCTGCTCAAGGGATCCGATTGGCGAATTCGTGGCTGCGTGCGCCTCTTGCCAACCACTGGGCCGACCATGTTGCGCGACACATTCCCGGCGCTGCTGGGTGAAGCTGTGGCGCCCGCGAGTCCCGACATATGGGAAAGCAGCCGTTTCGCGCTCGATTTGCCCCCATCAACGCCCAAGGCGGCAGGCGGCCTTGCCCAAGCAACCTACGAGCTCTTCGCCGGCATGATCGAATTCGGCTTGGCCAACAATCTCACCCGGATCGTGACGGTGACCGATACGCGTATGGAACGGATCCTTCGCCTCGCAACGTGGCCATTGTCGCGCATCGGAAAGCCGCAGCCCGTCGGCAAAACGGAGGCGGTGGCCGGGTTTCTCGAGATCTCTCACGCCAGCCTGTTGCGCATCCGCTGGAGGGGACGTCTGAATGGGCCGGTACTGTGGCGACCGATTCTCGGCCTGCCGCACGGCCCATGCGGTAGCTAA
- a CDS encoding carbonic anhydrase, whose protein sequence is MHRRNLIRAFIALGVCPICAQTARAASAHWGYGGSVGPEHWADLDTRNFACSAGRQQSPIDIAGTVKADIPRIDISWLKGGGRMVNNGHTIQINMPEGSTLTRGDRVYQLAQLHFHAPSEHHVAGMSFPMEAHFVHKDTKSDTLGVLSALLMPGATNNSFAGLAKVFPARPGEEMAVDEFDPNGLLPASLGYWTYEGSLTTPPCTENVEWMVAMEPVEVDTADIKRFTTLYASNARSIRPSNRRFILGLS, encoded by the coding sequence ATGCATCGTCGTAACCTGATTAGAGCATTCATCGCGCTGGGCGTGTGCCCGATCTGCGCCCAGACCGCGCGTGCGGCCAGCGCCCATTGGGGATATGGCGGCTCGGTCGGGCCGGAGCATTGGGCCGATCTGGACACGAGAAATTTCGCCTGTTCGGCGGGCAGGCAGCAGTCACCCATCGACATCGCCGGCACGGTAAAGGCGGATATACCGCGCATCGACATCAGTTGGCTCAAGGGCGGCGGCAGGATGGTGAACAACGGCCACACCATTCAAATCAACATGCCGGAAGGCAGCACCTTGACCCGCGGGGATCGCGTCTACCAACTGGCACAGTTGCATTTCCACGCGCCGAGCGAGCATCACGTGGCGGGCATGAGCTTCCCGATGGAAGCGCATTTTGTCCATAAAGACACAAAGAGCGATACTCTGGGTGTGCTGAGCGCCCTTCTTATGCCTGGCGCGACAAATAACAGCTTTGCCGGTCTCGCCAAGGTCTTTCCGGCCCGGCCCGGCGAGGAGATGGCAGTTGACGAGTTCGATCCCAACGGGCTTTTGCCGGCCTCGCTCGGCTATTGGACCTATGAGGGATCATTAACGACTCCGCCCTGCACCGAAAACGTGGAGTGGATGGTTGCAATGGAACCGGTCGAGGTCGACACCGCAGACATCAAGCGGTTTACGACGCTTTACGCATCTAACGCGCGGTCGATCCGTCCCTCCAATCGGCGCTTCATCCTAGGCCTCAGCTAA